A stretch of Carnobacterium iners DNA encodes these proteins:
- a CDS encoding RelA/SpoT family protein, whose protein sequence is MPKNKIYTSQEVIALTVAYMNSNHVAFVKKACDYATKAHEGQLRKSGEAYIIHPIQVAGILAELKMDPVTVATGFLHDVVEDTDITFEDIAREFTPEVAMLVDGVTKLGKIEFRSHEEQQAENHRKMLLAMAKDLRVIMVKLADRVHNLRTLKFHRPDKQRRIANETLEIYAPLADRLGISKVKWELEDTSLRYLNPQQYYRIVHLMNSKRDERELYISNTIQIIQDSVDELSIHADIYGRPKHIYSIYIKMKDQRKQFNEIYDLLAIRVIVDSIKDCYAVLGAVHTRWKPMPGRFKDYIAMPKSNMYQSIHTTVIGPNGRPVEVQIRTEEMHQVAEYGVAAHWAYKEGITKKMESSDVGEKISWFRDILELQSESHDASDFMESVKGDILRDKVYVFTPKGDVSELPSKAGPLDFAYHIHTEIGNKTIGAKVNGKIVPLNYKLKTGDIIEILTSPNSSGPSRDWISVVSTSKAKNKIKRFFKLQDREGNIIKGREALEKQLNDMQFVPKEFLTKQNMKLLLDRFNFTFEEDLYAAIGFGEVTALAVANRLTEKERRVRETEKKALEIETIEVKSKKETDKIKVRHEGGIVIQGVDNLLVRISRCCSPVPGDPIVGYITKGRGISIHRADCPNVKAAKDVENRLIDVEWEDTSSQGQEYDADLQIEGYNRSGLLNEVLQVVNGMTRNLNNVSGKVDNNRMATITLTVGIPNLNQLERIIDKIKMIPDVYNVQRISS, encoded by the coding sequence ATGCCAAAAAATAAAATCTATACATCTCAAGAGGTTATAGCCTTGACCGTTGCTTACATGAACAGTAACCATGTTGCCTTTGTTAAAAAAGCATGTGATTATGCTACTAAAGCTCATGAAGGACAATTACGAAAATCTGGAGAAGCTTATATTATTCATCCGATTCAAGTTGCAGGCATATTAGCTGAACTGAAAATGGATCCAGTAACTGTCGCAACCGGTTTTTTACATGATGTAGTTGAAGATACCGATATTACATTTGAAGATATTGCTAGGGAATTTACACCAGAAGTAGCCATGTTAGTTGATGGTGTGACAAAATTAGGGAAAATTGAATTTAGATCGCACGAAGAACAACAAGCAGAAAATCATCGTAAAATGCTATTGGCAATGGCCAAAGATTTACGTGTTATTATGGTCAAATTAGCGGATAGAGTTCACAATTTACGGACATTAAAATTTCATCGACCAGATAAACAAAGACGCATTGCAAATGAAACACTAGAAATTTACGCGCCATTAGCTGATCGTTTAGGGATTAGCAAAGTGAAATGGGAGTTAGAAGATACTTCTTTACGATATTTGAATCCACAACAATATTATCGAATTGTACATTTAATGAATTCTAAAAGAGACGAACGAGAATTATATATTTCAAATACTATTCAAATTATCCAAGATTCAGTTGACGAGTTGAGTATTCATGCTGATATTTACGGACGTCCAAAACATATTTATTCTATTTACATTAAGATGAAAGATCAAAGGAAACAATTTAATGAAATCTATGATTTACTAGCTATTCGTGTGATTGTCGATTCAATTAAAGACTGTTACGCTGTTTTAGGTGCCGTCCATACAAGGTGGAAGCCAATGCCCGGGAGATTTAAAGACTACATTGCGATGCCAAAATCTAATATGTACCAATCTATTCACACGACAGTTATCGGTCCAAATGGAAGGCCGGTAGAAGTTCAGATACGAACGGAAGAAATGCATCAAGTAGCTGAATATGGTGTTGCTGCGCATTGGGCATATAAAGAAGGCATAACCAAGAAAATGGAAAGTTCAGATGTAGGGGAAAAAATATCTTGGTTTAGAGATATTTTAGAACTACAAAGTGAATCTCATGATGCAAGTGATTTTATGGAAAGTGTAAAAGGTGACATTCTTAGGGATAAAGTTTATGTGTTTACTCCTAAAGGGGATGTAAGTGAATTGCCATCAAAAGCTGGTCCATTAGATTTTGCCTACCATATCCATACAGAGATTGGCAATAAAACGATTGGAGCTAAAGTAAACGGGAAAATAGTTCCTTTGAATTATAAGCTGAAAACGGGCGATATTATTGAAATTTTAACGTCACCAAATTCATCTGGCCCGAGCCGAGATTGGATTAGTGTCGTTTCAACGAGTAAAGCAAAAAATAAAATTAAACGTTTCTTTAAATTACAAGATCGTGAAGGAAACATTATAAAAGGTCGAGAAGCTCTTGAAAAACAACTTAACGACATGCAATTTGTACCAAAAGAATTTTTAACAAAACAAAATATGAAACTTCTTTTGGATCGATTTAATTTTACGTTTGAAGAAGATTTATACGCAGCGATAGGTTTTGGTGAAGTTACCGCACTTGCTGTTGCTAACCGTTTAACTGAAAAAGAAAGACGAGTGAGAGAGACCGAAAAGAAAGCATTAGAAATTGAGACTATCGAAGTAAAATCAAAAAAAGAGACAGATAAAATTAAAGTTCGTCACGAAGGCGGAATTGTGATTCAAGGCGTCGACAATTTATTAGTAAGAATTAGTCGTTGCTGTAGCCCGGTTCCGGGGGATCCAATTGTAGGGTATATTACAAAAGGAAGAGGTATTTCTATTCACAGAGCGGATTGCCCAAATGTAAAAGCTGCAAAAGACGTTGAAAATCGATTAATTGATGTAGAGTGGGAAGATACCTCATCACAAGGACAAGAATACGATGCAGATCTTCAAATTGAAGGATATAATCGTTCTGGATTATTAAATGAGGTCTTACAAGTTGTGAATGGTATGACACGTAATTTAAATAATGTCAGTGGCAAAGTAGATAATAATCGTATGGCAACCATTACGTTGACTGTTGGAATTCCCAATCTAAATCAGCTAGAAAGAATCATAGATAAGATAAAAATGATTCCTGACGTCTATAATGTTCAAAGAATATCATCTTAA
- a CDS encoding 16S rRNA (uracil(1498)-N(3))-methyltransferase — protein MQRYFITENRKDSYQTIEIRLTGEQHHHMTRVMRMEVGKTVYLVFPDQKAIVAKLTKIESDFVSLLWVSDETSKKELPLEVTVASGLPKGDKLDYIIQKGTELGASFFIPFQASFSITKWDKKKSDKKITRLNKIAQEAAEQSHRTRIPGVTPIVSFKELVNLATSYDACIVAYEESAKKGEMTNFAKVVNKLRPNDRVLLVFGPEGGLSREEIDSLTEAGMITCSLGPRILRTETAPLYALAAISYHFELNK, from the coding sequence ATGCAACGCTACTTTATTACTGAAAATCGTAAGGATAGTTACCAGACAATAGAAATCAGATTAACTGGTGAGCAACACCACCATATGACTCGTGTGATGCGTATGGAAGTTGGAAAGACTGTCTACTTAGTCTTTCCTGATCAAAAAGCCATTGTAGCAAAACTAACAAAAATAGAAAGTGATTTTGTTAGTCTATTATGGGTATCAGATGAAACAAGTAAAAAAGAATTGCCATTAGAAGTAACGGTTGCTAGCGGATTGCCAAAGGGAGATAAGTTAGACTATATCATTCAAAAAGGAACAGAATTGGGTGCTTCTTTTTTTATTCCTTTTCAAGCAAGCTTTTCTATTACAAAATGGGATAAAAAAAAGAGTGATAAAAAAATTACGCGTCTCAATAAAATAGCTCAGGAAGCAGCCGAGCAATCTCACAGAACTAGGATTCCGGGAGTAACACCAATTGTATCTTTTAAAGAATTAGTGAACTTAGCAACCTCTTACGATGCTTGTATAGTAGCTTATGAGGAGAGTGCTAAAAAAGGCGAAATGACAAATTTTGCAAAAGTAGTAAACAAGTTGCGGCCTAACGATAGAGTTCTACTCGTATTTGGACCTGAAGGTGGGTTAAGTCGAGAAGAAATTGACTCTCTTACCGAAGCAGGAATGATAACTTGTTCGCTAGGACCAAGAATACTAAGAACAGAAACAGCTCCTTTATATGCACTGGCAGCTATTTCTTATCATTTTGAATTAAATAAATAG